A region from the Bacillota bacterium genome encodes:
- a CDS encoding FtsX-like permease family protein, with the protein MGFMDCLNLALSSIKANRMRSGLTLLGVIIGVAAVLAMISIGEGARHEVSGEWGNLGANLILVKPDPLDEDVKRGDFKPLTLDDARAIEDLCSLVSSVTPEIVSKGLVRCGGRHEEVATIYTTHDAARIGGNRLKAGRFLSELDIARRRPVVVLDAGLVERLFPGRNPLGRKIRLNGQGFIVIGIIAEVNRGVGLASDSAGGMVIYLPVSLAERMTGSSAVSTILAQSTRPDTVGQACREVEALLRRRYGASFKYRVQNIEAMVRAARATFSIFTAILGGIGGISLLVGGVGVMNIMLATVSERTREIGIRKAVGAKRRDILRQFIIEAAAMCIAGGLAGVILGSAIAHAVAAIGGWPALISASSIIVALLSSSLVGLVFGTYPAWRAASLRPVEALRYE; encoded by the coding sequence ATGGGATTTATGGACTGCTTAAACCTCGCCCTATCGAGCATCAAAGCCAACAGAATGCGATCCGGTCTCACGCTCCTGGGCGTTATCATCGGCGTTGCCGCGGTGCTCGCGATGATATCCATTGGCGAGGGTGCGCGCCATGAGGTCTCAGGGGAGTGGGGCAACCTCGGGGCCAACCTGATCCTGGTCAAGCCGGATCCCCTTGATGAGGACGTCAAGCGGGGTGATTTCAAACCCCTGACGCTTGATGACGCGCGTGCAATCGAGGACTTGTGCTCGCTCGTGAGCAGCGTGACGCCGGAGATCGTGAGCAAGGGCCTGGTAAGATGCGGGGGCAGGCACGAGGAGGTTGCCACGATATATACAACGCACGACGCCGCCAGGATAGGTGGTAACCGTTTGAAGGCCGGGCGATTTTTGAGCGAGCTCGACATCGCTAGACGGCGCCCGGTTGTAGTCCTCGATGCGGGTCTCGTGGAAAGGCTCTTTCCTGGCCGGAATCCCCTGGGACGGAAAATCAGGCTGAATGGGCAGGGGTTTATTGTAATCGGTATTATAGCCGAGGTCAACAGGGGTGTTGGTCTCGCCAGTGATAGCGCTGGCGGTATGGTCATCTACCTGCCTGTTTCTCTGGCGGAGCGGATGACTGGATCCAGTGCTGTCTCTACGATCCTTGCCCAGTCCACCCGGCCGGATACCGTGGGCCAGGCATGCAGGGAGGTGGAAGCGCTCCTGAGGCGCCGTTACGGGGCATCATTCAAGTACCGGGTCCAGAATATCGAGGCTATGGTCAGGGCCGCCCGGGCCACATTCTCTATATTTACAGCGATCTTGGGCGGGATTGGGGGCATCTCCCTCCTGGTAGGAGGGGTCGGGGTTATGAACATAATGCTTGCCACGGTAAGCGAAAGGACTCGTGAGATAGGTATACGCAAAGCGGTCGGGGCAAAGAGGCGCGACATACTTCGTCAGTTTATCATTGAGGCGGCGGCAATGTGCATTGCTGGTGGCCTGGCCGGTGTGATCCTGGGGAGCGCCATAGCGCACGCCGTGGCAGCTATTGGGGGGTGGCCGGCTCTCATATCCGCCTCTTCCATCATTGTTGCGCTGCTCTCCTCATCGCTGGTCGGGCTAGTTTTCGGGACGTATCCTGCCTGGCGGGCGGCAAGCCTCAGGCCAGTTGAGGCGCTGCGGTATGAATGA
- a CDS encoding efflux RND transporter periplasmic adaptor subunit, with translation MQGRKAVLILSGLLVMSAVLVLAFRGHGSRAEVIPVETHKVTRRELVATVTASGIVRSAARDEIRSELSGRVVRVNVKEGEVVLPGQVILELDQAGLALEYARVMAELASAEADLARLGDMSAGPGQDLEVIQAQARLDLARARFEEARQGPAGVEVDRAENALGQAEMAWKEAEREAGLMKELYVAGAIPRKTMDEAMVQLKTRRSQYEMAKKEYGAVAYGPRKTDVDAAFAQLRGAEAGLALAVAQARSRETAKRAAMERVSHLRANLEFLGKQMHATRIRTHTGGILASLKASSGEPVGAGMLVAEVIDPGRLFVEAGVDEVDIARIEIGQRAKISFDACPGREFYGTVAHIAPGAVPEPGISRFNIRVDMGATGTRATNGVLRPGMSADVEVITARRPRVLVVPAQAITIRNGRKVVLVAAGGRVKEVPVICGLETISDVEVAGGLEAGDEVIVGPYEALETLNDGDAVSIRREGAGSFIEFKIE, from the coding sequence CCATAAGGTAACCAGGCGGGAACTGGTTGCGACGGTGACGGCGAGCGGCATCGTCAGGTCAGCGGCCAGGGACGAGATCCGCTCCGAGCTAAGTGGGAGAGTGGTCCGGGTCAATGTAAAAGAAGGCGAGGTAGTGCTTCCCGGTCAGGTGATTCTCGAGCTCGACCAGGCCGGGCTCGCCCTCGAATACGCCCGGGTCATGGCAGAGCTCGCATCGGCGGAGGCGGACCTGGCCCGGCTGGGGGATATGTCGGCCGGACCGGGGCAGGACCTCGAGGTCATCCAGGCGCAGGCCAGGCTCGACCTTGCGCGCGCCAGATTTGAGGAGGCCCGCCAGGGCCCCGCGGGCGTGGAAGTGGACCGGGCGGAGAATGCGCTCGGCCAGGCAGAGATGGCCTGGAAAGAAGCGGAGAGGGAGGCGGGCTTGATGAAGGAGCTGTATGTGGCGGGCGCAATTCCACGAAAGACCATGGATGAGGCAATGGTGCAACTCAAGACCCGTCGGTCCCAATATGAGATGGCAAAGAAGGAATATGGGGCCGTAGCTTATGGCCCCAGGAAAACTGATGTCGATGCAGCCTTTGCCCAGCTCAGGGGGGCTGAGGCCGGTCTCGCGCTTGCTGTGGCGCAGGCCCGATCTCGCGAGACGGCGAAGCGGGCCGCCATGGAGCGAGTTTCCCATCTCAGGGCCAATTTGGAGTTCCTTGGGAAACAGATGCATGCTACCAGGATCAGGACGCATACGGGGGGAATCCTGGCATCGCTGAAGGCATCGTCGGGGGAGCCCGTCGGCGCTGGGATGCTTGTGGCGGAGGTTATAGACCCCGGTCGCCTTTTCGTCGAGGCGGGGGTCGATGAGGTGGATATCGCCCGCATAGAGATCGGGCAGAGGGCGAAGATTTCTTTCGATGCATGTCCGGGGCGGGAGTTTTACGGCACGGTCGCACATATAGCACCCGGGGCTGTCCCCGAACCGGGGATATCCAGGTTTAACATAAGGGTTGACATGGGGGCGACTGGTACGCGTGCGACTAATGGGGTGCTCAGGCCGGGGATGTCCGCGGACGTCGAGGTGATCACGGCGCGCAGGCCCAGGGTGCTGGTGGTGCCGGCTCAGGCGATCACCATACGAAATGGGCGAAAGGTTGTCCTTGTTGCGGCTGGCGGCAGGGTTAAGGAGGTCCCGGTGATATGCGGGCTCGAGACTATTTCAGATGTCGAAGTTGCCGGGGGACTGGAGGCTGGCGACGAGGTGATCGTTGGGCCGTATGAGGCCCTGGAAACCTTGAACGACGGGGATGCTGTTTCAATCAGGCGGGAAGGGGCCGGGAGCTTCATAGAGTTTAAAATAGAATGA